A region of Catenibacterium mitsuokai DNA encodes the following proteins:
- a CDS encoding DUF669 domain-containing protein, which yields MDNNFNNYNQNNFNQNGFNQAPQNDGAMGWDDEITAEAKEYTLLPVGTYQFIIKDNFVRSKTSGNGKLPVCNKADITLTINYEGKEVKVTTSLILHKSLEWKISQFFECIGMKQKGVPFRPNWNGIIGKTGTVKISHREYNDAIYNNVKEFVINDNVPAPSQPQAWGNNSWK from the coding sequence ATGGATAACAATTTTAATAACTACAATCAAAACAACTTCAATCAGAACGGATTCAACCAAGCACCTCAAAATGATGGCGCTATGGGTTGGGATGATGAAATCACAGCCGAAGCCAAAGAATACACATTATTGCCTGTTGGAACTTATCAATTCATCATTAAAGATAATTTTGTTAGATCTAAAACATCAGGTAATGGAAAACTCCCTGTGTGTAATAAGGCAGACATCACATTAACAATCAACTATGAAGGAAAAGAAGTAAAAGTGACTACTTCATTAATTCTTCACAAATCACTTGAGTGGAAGATTTCTCAATTCTTTGAATGCATTGGAATGAAACAGAAAGGAGTTCCGTTCCGTCCTAATTGGAACGGTATCATCGGAAAAACAGGAACGGTTAAAATCTCTCATAGAGAATATAATGATGCAATCTACAATAATGTAAAAGAATTCGTGATCAATGATAATGTTCCAGCACCTTCTCAGCCACAGGCTTGGGGAAACAATAGCTGGAAATAA
- a CDS encoding ATP-binding protein gives MDFEITSGKIKKPYKVVVYGPEGIGKSTFASHFPDPLFIDTEGSTRSLDIKRLPKPTSYEMLKQEIDYIIQNNTSICRTLVIDSIDWGESLIVQDICNKYQKKGIEDFGYGNGYVYTKEEVGRLLNRLENVIDSGVNVVLTAHAQIRKFEKPDESGAFDRYELKLGKKTASQTAPLVKEWADMVLFANYQTFVSKDEKGKTKVSGNRRVMYTVHNACWDAKNRDGLPEMCDFDYRVIKKIIEEPLNNVSSIPENEKLQAQENVPVEPKETQIKENKPVSAIDFDSEEYQKIPNSVRDLMKCDNISIEKLKEVIFLKGFFPRDTPIENMPNEFWEFIASNWSNLKDFITETEMQF, from the coding sequence ATGGATTTTGAAATTACATCAGGAAAAATTAAAAAGCCGTATAAAGTAGTTGTCTATGGTCCTGAAGGAATTGGAAAGTCAACCTTTGCTTCTCATTTCCCTGACCCTTTATTTATTGATACAGAGGGATCTACAAGATCATTAGATATCAAGAGACTTCCTAAACCAACATCTTATGAAATGCTCAAACAGGAGATTGATTACATCATTCAGAATAATACATCTATCTGTAGAACATTAGTCATTGATTCGATTGACTGGGGAGAATCATTAATCGTTCAGGATATATGCAATAAATATCAAAAGAAAGGTATTGAAGATTTTGGATATGGAAACGGCTACGTCTATACAAAAGAGGAAGTCGGAAGACTTCTTAATAGATTAGAAAATGTAATTGACAGTGGAGTAAATGTCGTGCTGACTGCACACGCTCAGATTAGAAAGTTTGAAAAACCAGATGAAAGTGGTGCTTTTGACAGATATGAGTTGAAGTTAGGAAAGAAGACCGCTTCACAGACTGCGCCTCTTGTAAAAGAATGGGCAGATATGGTTCTGTTCGCAAATTATCAGACTTTTGTCTCAAAAGATGAAAAAGGGAAAACAAAAGTATCAGGAAACAGAAGAGTAATGTATACAGTTCATAATGCCTGTTGGGATGCCAAAAACAGAGATGGCCTTCCAGAAATGTGTGACTTTGATTATAGAGTTATTAAGAAAATCATTGAAGAACCATTGAATAATGTTTCTAGCATTCCTGAAAACGAAAAACTACAGGCACAAGAGAATGTACCTGTTGAGCCAAAAGAAACACAGATTAAAGAAAATAAGCCTGTGAGTGCTATTGATTTTGATTCTGAAGAGTATCAGAAGATTCCTAACAGCGTAAGGGACTTGATGAAATGTGACAATATTTCAATTGAGAAATTGAAGGAAGTCATCTTCTTAAAGGGGTTCTTCCCAAGAGATACTCCAATTGAAAACATGCCTAACGAATTCTGGGAATTCATCGCTAGCAATTGGAGCAACTTAAAAGACTTTATCACAGAAACAGAAATGCAATTCTAA
- a CDS encoding AAA family ATPase produces the protein MDKIKINSLELENVKRIKAVQIEPSENGLTIIGGNNNNGKTSVLDAITWCLGGNKYKPSKPTREGSYVPASLKVTLSNGIVVERKGKNSALKVTDPTGMKAGQNLLDSFISELALNLPKFMNSSEKEKADTLLHIIGIGDELTKLDLKEKAIYNDRLAIGRIADQKLKYAKEMIHYDNVPNKVVSASELIAKQQEMLAINGSNERKRVYLAECKSKSKAIEEKMEDLDKQLKALNEEYLKVIKERDKATIEVSNLVDNPTDEIEKSIKEIDDINIKVRANLEKKKAEQEANDLKKEYASKSQELEDIRKEKANLLNNADLPLNGLGIKEGKITYLNQEWDNMSGSQQLKVATAICRKINPNCGFILLDKLEQMDMNTLAEFGAWLKSEGLQAIATRVSTGDECSIIIEDGYVAKNNLEKEKKEEVKEEPKVSANSWEGVKW, from the coding sequence ATGGATAAGATTAAAATCAATTCTCTTGAATTGGAAAACGTCAAGAGAATTAAGGCAGTACAGATTGAACCATCTGAAAATGGCTTAACAATTATCGGTGGCAATAACAACAACGGAAAGACTTCCGTATTGGATGCCATCACTTGGTGTCTTGGTGGCAACAAATACAAGCCATCAAAGCCAACTAGAGAAGGAAGCTATGTTCCAGCATCTCTAAAAGTCACATTAAGTAATGGTATTGTGGTTGAAAGAAAAGGAAAGAATTCAGCTTTAAAGGTTACTGATCCAACAGGCATGAAGGCAGGTCAAAACCTGTTGGACTCATTTATTAGTGAGTTGGCTTTGAATCTTCCAAAATTTATGAATAGTTCGGAAAAAGAAAAAGCCGACACATTGCTTCATATCATCGGAATTGGTGACGAGTTAACAAAGTTGGATTTAAAAGAAAAGGCAATTTACAATGACCGCTTAGCAATTGGAAGAATTGCTGACCAGAAACTGAAATATGCTAAAGAGATGATTCATTATGACAATGTACCAAATAAAGTCGTTTCAGCTTCTGAGCTAATCGCTAAGCAGCAAGAAATGCTAGCGATTAACGGAAGCAACGAAAGAAAAAGAGTATATCTTGCTGAGTGTAAATCTAAATCAAAAGCCATTGAAGAAAAAATGGAAGATTTAGATAAACAATTAAAAGCACTTAATGAAGAGTACTTGAAAGTTATCAAGGAAAGAGACAAGGCAACTATTGAAGTCTCTAACTTAGTAGACAATCCTACGGATGAAATTGAAAAATCCATCAAAGAGATTGATGACATTAACATCAAGGTTCGTGCAAACCTAGAAAAAAAGAAAGCAGAACAAGAAGCCAATGACCTTAAAAAAGAATATGCTTCTAAATCTCAAGAGTTAGAAGATATCAGAAAAGAAAAGGCTAACTTATTAAACAACGCTGATTTACCTCTTAATGGTTTAGGAATCAAAGAAGGAAAAATTACTTATTTAAATCAAGAGTGGGATAACATGTCCGGCTCACAACAGTTAAAAGTTGCAACTGCTATTTGCAGAAAAATCAATCCTAATTGTGGATTTATTCTATTAGACAAATTGGAGCAGATGGACATGAACACTCTTGCGGAATTTGGTGCTTGGTTAAAGTCTGAAGGATTACAGGCTATTGCTACACGAGTAAGCACTGGTGACGAGTGCTCAATCATCATCGAAGACGGCTATGTTGCCAAAAATAATTTAGAAAAAGAAAAGAAAGAAGAAGTAAAAGAAGAACCAAAAGTGAGTGCTAATTCTTGGGAAGGAGTGAAATGGTAA